The following proteins are encoded in a genomic region of Corylus avellana chromosome ca4, CavTom2PMs-1.0:
- the LOC132179101 gene encoding uncharacterized protein LOC132179101, translated as MAAWLRTSHPNPPLYDYETNKLIFQSQKGRIHSLSGNHHRRLHLAVNFRNRRCRTRIYCNSDDSIKKQQPESTGIQLYSEIERLLTETVKQSQDAWGGSSEWREVEGAWVLKPRSSKPKSVVHFVGGIFVGAAPQLTYRLFLERLSEKGILVIATPYASGFDHFFIADEVQFKFDRCYRFLQETIQDLPTFGIGHSLGSVIHLLIGSRYAVQRSGNVLMAFNNKEASLAIPLFSPVLVPMAQSIGPLLSQIASSPTIRLGAEMTLKQLENLSPPIMKQVLPLVEQLPPLYMDLVKGREDFTPKPEETRRLIKSYYGISRNLLIKFKDDSIDETSMLAQVLSSDSAISSMLDMSIRMLPGDHGLPLQQALPDVPPAMADAVNRGSELLTNLTVGTPWETVAKEVGSTLGVDSRILRAEISKDVDLLVDVITSWIASNTGPKLLRP; from the exons ATGGCCGCTTGGCTAAGGACATCGCACCCCAATCCTCCCCTATATGATTACGAAACAAATAAGCTAATTTTTCAATCTCAGAAAGGTCGCATCCACAGCTTGTCCGGTAACCATCATCGGCGTCTTCACTTGGCGGTTAATTTTAGAAATCGTCGCTGCCGTACCAGAATCTATTGCAACTCTGACGATTCCATAAAGAAACAACAACCAGAATCAACTGGAATTCAACTTTACTCGGAGATTGAGAG ATTACTTACTGAGACTGTAAAACAATCACAAGATGCTTGGGGTGGTTCTAGTGAATGGAGGGAAGTTGAG GGAGCATGGGTTCTCAAACCAAGAAGCTCAAAGCCTAAGTCAGTCGTACACTTTGTTGGCGGCATATTTGTTGGAGCTGCTCCTCAGCTTACCTACCGTTTGTTCCTTGAGCGCCTTTCAGAAAA GGGCATATTGGTGATTGCAACTCCATATGCAAGTGGATTTGATCACTTCTTTATTGCAGATGAGGTCCAGTTCAAATTTGATAGGTGTTATCGGTTTCTACAAGAAACA ATACAAGATCTCCCTACTTTCGGTATTGGACATTCTTTGGGATCTGTCATCCATCTTTTGATTG GATCAAGATATGCTGTTCAAAGAAGTGGCAATGTATTAATGGCATTCAACAACAAG GAGGCAAGCTTAGCTATCCCTTTGTTTTCACCTGTTCTTGTCCCAATGGCCCAAAGCATTGGACCTCTTTTATCACAAATTGCATCATCACCAACAATCCGTCTTGGC GCAGAAATGACATTGAAGCAGTTAGAAAATCTTAGCCCTCCCATTATGAAGCAAGTTCTTCCTTTAGTTGAGCAACTTCCTCCCTTGTACATGGACTTAGTTAAGGGAAGAGAAGATTTTACTCCAAAACCTGAAGAAACTCGACGACTT ATCAAGTCATACTATGGGATTTCCAGGAATCTCCTCATAAAGTTCAAGGATGATTCAATTGATGAAACCTCAATGCTAGCACAGGTGCTTAGTTCAGATTCGGCCATTAGTTCAATGCTGGACATGTCAATACGCATGTTGCCTGGAGATCATGGGCTTCCTTTGCAACAG GCTCTCCCAGATGTCCCACCAGCAATGGCTGATGCAGTTAACCGTGGAAGTGAGCTTCTGACAAATCTGACTGTGGGGACACCATGGGAGACGGTAGCCAAAGAAGTGGGCAGTACCCTAGGTGTAGACTCGAGGATCCTTCGTGCAGAAATATCAAAGGACGTAGACCTGCTTGTAGATGTGATCACGTCTTGGATAGCTTCCAACACAGGTCCAAAACTTTTGAGGCCATGA